The genomic DNA GGCCCTGAGAATCCCGCTCTACCCTGCAGTGAGCTGGTTTGGCCTCTGCATTTCATTCAGCTccacaaaagaaagagaaaatgttgAGAGGTttggtttccatttttttttttttttacaactttaAATACAGTACTGAGTATAAATTaatcttacattttttaaaaaagaaaaaaaaacttaaaataaaacctcacCATCTTTACAAACCAAAGGAAACAGATTTTggaacaggaaaacaaagcgTCTTAAGACTTTGAGGGCCTGGAGAGGGTGGGAGGGAGCAACGTGCCGCTTGGGCAGTGGTGCGAGAAGTGCTCTGGGCTTGCAGGACGCAAAGGCTGCATCCCTCTGTGATCTGTAACAGCTCCAGGTTGTGGCTTCACCCCCTTCCCCTGGCTCCCTCCAGGGCTTTGCCCCACAacaggggtgtgtgtgtgcaaggggagcagcagctggaggcaggaggggaaggggagcacTGCCACGCCAGCTCCGGGCAGGCATTTTCTGCATGCGTAACTCTGTAGTGCCCAGCACTGCGCCAGGACACCAAGGTGACACTGCAAATTCCCGTCATGCGTAACATTTCTGCTAACGGTGACTGAGTACTAGGGGTGCAGAAATAGCCCCTGACTGCAGAGCCCTCCCTCCTCTGGAGCAAGGACTCTACAACTGACCCTCCAGTCATTCTCTGAGTCCTCCTCATTTAGAAGAGCTCACTTCTGTCTCAGACGGCTGCTGCCAACTGCAGAGAACATCCTCATTTCTTTCTCTATACCTACACACAGCTGCTACATCTTGGACCAACTCGCAAGTTAGATGGGCTGGTACCATCTAAGGGGGAAAATCCAGAAGGAATGTGAGAGAGAAAAGGTGAGGAGAAAAGATGGGACATGTGGGGACGTTGGCACAGAGAGAACAGCGAAGGGTGCGCAGGACACCGTGAAGGGGTTAAAACCCTCAGGGGAATGACATGATTCTGCTTTCAGGACCACAGCGCAGGCAAGGACAGCTCACTGAGATTAAGTCATGCTTCTAAGTTTGGCTGTTGCTGGTCTCATCGTGGTGCCGCTTCACCTCCTGCAAGGAAGTTGTGCTGGGAGGttggtggggagggagagaaaagggcAACAAGACGGAGAGAGATCAGATGATGTCTCTGCCTGTCCCGTGCCGGGCCTCGCAGGCACGTTGCAGTAACACTGGGCTTTTCTGCCAGCCCAACAACGCCGATGCACGCACATGCCTCCGAGCTTCCTGCCACTGGGGAATGAAATCCATTTaagaacatatatatatatatatttatatatgtatgtataaatacacatacacacacgcacgcacacgtatatatatatatacacacatatacacagatATACACGCGCACACATACagagtgaatttaaaaaataatcagagtCCGAGCCTGGAAAGTTGAATTCTCCACCAGCATGTGCAAAGAGGCTCCTCTTGGCAGGGGCCAGGAGTGTGGAGACGATTCTGCCGccctctgctccttccccatGATCTAAACACCTTCCAGTCAGcaccaggagcaggaggggaaaggagcaGGGGAATGCATTTggcttctttgttttgttttgtggtgggtttttgttgttgttgttctgttcCCCGAGATGTTGTATATCttagtggttttggtttttcttttttaaaataaaatatacacacGCAcgttaaaaatatatatatctgtcCAGGTAGGGTGATAAAAGTCCTTAGTGCATTTTCCATCATTGGTTGCCACTCGCAATCTGAGATATGCCTGTTTTCAAAACGTAGGTCCGGTGCAAGTGTTGATCTCTGCCGGGCCCCCCAGCCTTACCAGAAACACGAGGGGAAGGGAGAATATTCCCCTTCCACCCTCTgtccatttgtttttctcctcccctcGGAAGAAATTGGACCCACTTTCCTTTTCACGTTTCCCATCCTGTcctctggagcagggaaggCATTGTCCTGTCCTTGTTGCATGTTGTGGCTGTTGGGGTTCATGGTTTTATTTgtactttgttcttttctgatatatatatatatatatataggtcATGTTCGtccttttttttgtgtaaaactttaaaattatgctaataaatgaaagaaaggagaggCTTTGGTGGGAGAAGGTCCACTGATGGAAAGGGAAGCACCATTTGCTGTCTGAATCAGACGTCGAGGCAGACGGACAAAGAGGAAAAGTTATCACTCCAAGGACCCCATGGGGGCAATACagcaaatatattaaataaacctggaagagaaacaaaaacagacACTGCATTAGAATATGTAACCCTCTCCCCCTGCAACTCCCCTCCTCTCCCGTTTTCCCCTCTGGAAATGTTCGTGTCCAAGTGCCAGATTAGAAGACTAGGAGGGCTTTTGAccttctctattttttcccctggacaGAGCTGAGATTTGCATGAGTTTGCATTATTTCTACCCTGGGAACGCTGGGCTGGCCAGGAGGATCCTGGGATAATCAGAGCCCCCGTTGTGCTAAGCGTGGGAATGCCAATCCCATGACACTGCCTGGTGCCCCTCATCCCCAGCTCCTCACATGCCATGGAAGCCCCTCGTCCCCGTCTCCCGAGGCGAGGGGAAGCGGATGCGAAGCAAGCGGCCTGGGCTCGTTCGAGGGGCTGGAATTGCTGAATCACGGGATGGGGCTTTCCCTGTCAGGCTGTGCCACCTCTCTCTAAATTCAGCCCCCCAGGTCTATGTCCTGGctactctttcttttctgcaccttcccctcTCTCACAAGGAACTGGggcttattttcctttcccttgtaGCACTGAAATTCTTCTGATGACAAGGGAATTACTCCTGTTTACACAAgtcagggagagaagaatcaGGCCCTGGACTGATGAAGTCCAGATCTCTTGCCAGAGATTCCAGTTCTCCTTTCCCCTGGTATGACCTTTCTTATGCACACAGGCTTCCCACTAGGAGAAAGACGAACCAAAAGcgttgctgcttttcttttcagtctttctgcCAACGCATctaatgaaataaaaggaaaacggATCCCCAGAGCAACGATAATTCTCTGCTTTCAATGGAGAATCAATAGAGAAAGGAGAACAGGAGTTGCTTCACAGAAGAGATTAATTATGTGGACCCCGAGTGGGACTTAGGTGCAGAGAGAAGTCAGGCTCACTCTCTGCCTGGAAGAGAGGCAGAGAGGGCAGGCCCAAGAGCAAGCAGGGTTGCAGCACAATCCTTCCACCTCTGTGAAGAACCCTAAAGCTATAAATAAAGTGCATGCCCTGGGTCCCAGCCTAGTCCTTCCCCTTCAGCCCCGGTTTTATGACGCCCAGGCCCTGCAGTAGCCCCACGTTGAAtgagcagctggtgctgtgcaaAGCGTCCGAGCTGCTCAGGCAGAACCGTGTCCCGGGAGAGCATTGCTCCTAACTAGAAAAGCAGCTTGCTGTTACCTGCCTTGTGCTCTCTCTCCCCTGCCAGCACTTCTATGCTACGAGGATTTCTTTCAGCACTTTCTTATCGTTGACATGCTTGTACTTCTTATGTTTCCTCTTCTGTGCCGGCGGCCGGCGTACTCGCTGCCTCTGTGACACAGCGGCTGTGGTGAAGGACGGTGACGAGCCTGCCAAACAGAGGAGAGAGTGTCTGTACAGTGAGGGGCAGCCGGGTCATGTCGAAATATCTTTCCTCACCCATTATCAACAAAGAACTCTGCAACAGGAGGGCCAGAAGGCCTCCTTCTTCCGTTCTTCTGTCCCTCATCCTCTGTTCTCCACAGTCTCTGCCCTCTCACTTGTCCCcttgtcccttcccttcacctctcACCTTCCCCTCCTTCATTCCCTTCGGTTCCATCCCCTTGCTGGCAGGCAGACATCCTGGGAAAGGTCCCTTGGCTGGTATAAACCAGTGAAGGCCCATGGGATTCACTGGAGTTAAGCAGATTTAAACCAGCGGAGGGCTCTTGCCCCTCTTCCCAGCCTCTCTTCGCACCCCTCCCTCTGCTCTACTAACTCCAAGATCCTTACGTCTCTGTTCACGTGGCCCTGGCCGGCTGTTCCGGGGGGGCTGACGGGACACGGCTTCGCACCGACACTGCACATGGTCCTCCAAAGGCACGACGACTTTTTTGAATTTTGGCTTCCTCTGGACAAATTCGATTTTGTTCACCTATTTGGAAGACAGAGGCACACAGAGATGAATACAGCTGTAGCTCCCACTCTGTGAAAATAATCAGTGTTGGTATGCTTCAGTACTGGTTTTCTTCCTAAAGGGTCAGAAGGCAGTTTATAGAGCACGGTTCAAGTTCGTGGCTGGTGTGTATGGCAGATATTTCTGTACACACCAGCAGAGCAGACCTAGACCAGGCAAGCTCGGATGTGACTGGTTGTTTCCCCCGTTCCTAACTACTGCCGCTGCTGAAGCAGGTTGACTGGTTGATCGCAGACAGAAACATGGGACGTGCAGAACATGCTGGCCTGTTTCTGACAGCCTGTGATGGCAGAGACCTGGGGGCAACCAGAATTAATTCCCACAGGATCCTACAGGAAgggcaaaaggagaaaaactcgGGCCCGATGCAAGCAATCGTGGCCTCGCCAGCTCTGCTGAGGCCTGTCTGAATTTGTCTCAAGCTCTTTCATGACTGGCAGGGCTGAAGCCCTCAGCTCTGTGTTCCGCGGGGAAGGCGGCGCTCTGGAAATTCCCTCGGACTCTCCGCTAGTGCTGACTCAGAGGGAAGACTCAGGGCTCCACACCCCACCGCAGGGCACCCGCTTCCTAAGGCGTCCTCCCGCTCCAGGAGCAGCCGGGCCTGACCCCACTCAGCTTATCTAACAAGACCGCGGTCCCTCAAGTGCTCCGCAAGCTAAAATTACTTGCTCAGCCGCGCGTCTGGGATCGAATTCCTCTAAACCCACTGcccccagcagcatccctcagGCAGCgcaggagcagccaggctgTTTATCTTTCCTTGAAAGCCCACTCCACACGCTTCAGACCACACGCTGCTCACTAGACAAACACTTCCAGCCAAACAATAGAGAGACCTCTGTCCTCAAAGAAACCATTTCCAGGTCACTTTTTCAGGCTGGCTTTTGACCTCtcacttgtttttttccacaaaaacaaCTCCTGTTCCCCCCCATTTTTCCCTCATTTGGCTTGGCTTTTCTGAGAAAGGAATTTCCTGATGAAAAGGGCTGTGTGAATACAACTTCTCCCAGCCAACCTCTGCCGCCTGCCTGGGGGAGTCTCTTACGGCTCAGGCAGAGGTTTAGTACGGGatgagtattatttttaaacaagctgTCTGGGAGGAAGCTGTGAGGAGATCGCTGGTGGCTGTGAGGAGGGCAGGATCAGAGCAAGAGGTTAGCCGTCAGGTGTCTGCTTGCTGCTGGAGTGGGTCAAGAGGTAACTGTGGGGCTGAGAAAGAGGAGAAGCTGCTCCAGTGTGTGTCTTGGGAAGAAGCTGTGGCAGCAGCGTGGGGATGGAGCGCTGACACTGCCAGCCCTCCTCTTTTTGCATCAAAAACAGTTCCCGCGATGAAACGGTCCTGTTTCTTCTGCTCTAACACAGCAGCCAAGGCCGCCTCCCGGCACAGAAATAGCCGTGGagtggagctgcagctggggacgGTGTCCCGTAGCTCTGCGACGGTGACAGTCCCCAGCTGCTGGACAGCACCAGCGCTCCGAGCAGCCGGCGCGGACGTCACCCCGCGCCAGAGGCTGCAGCGCTGCGTGGCTAACGCAGGAGACGTGACCGCAGAGCCGGTGTGAGGCGGCAGTGTGGGCCTTGCACCCGGGAGCCGCTGTGGTTTTGGTTCTGGGGGCTAGGGATGGAGGTGGGCTGcgggaggagggagcagcaggaggcatCTCCCTTACCTGGACGTGCCGGACGCGGATCTGCGTGGGGCGGCACTGCACGTTGCGGTTGTTGCAACAGCCGGAGCAGCGCTGCACCTCCACGCAGGGCGGCCACACCACAAAGTTGGCGTTGGTGCTGTCCACCATGTTGCGGGAGATTTCAAAGACCACCTCCCGCGTCTTGCACTCCGCCAGgacagctggctctgctgctgccagagcatCTATGGAGGGCcaagagaagaaggagagatGAAACAGGCTTTGCAGCTGTTACCAGCCTTCTGCAGCCACCTCTACTGGGAGAGAAAGACCCCACACAGCtctcacacatacacacatgttccttctctttctcccacccctccagctccctccctgctgcGCCCTGTGGAGGAGCCCACAGTAAAAAGATGCTTCTCACTGCAGCGGCCGTCCTAGGCAGAAGATGGCACTTCTTTAGAGCAAATCAGCACCAAAGGGATTTAAAGCAGAGCAGCTTACAGAGCTCTGGACTCCCTCTCCTGCCCTCCTGGAGTGTAACACCCAGCTCCTATGCAAGGCACAGACCCTCCTTCTCATCTGCCCACACATCCATGTGCACTACAACCTCTACCCCCACACGTGCGTATCTCAGACATGCATATGCAACCACCACAGCTTCTCAGGCGAGTGCTCCAACAATCGCAAGGTGCAACACCCCCGGCTCACCTAGGCTTCGTCGCTCTCGAGACAGGGCCACGGGGTTTTGACCAGGCTGAGTTGCATTCAGTTCCAGGTTCGAGCTATCCTcctctgcaaaggaaaagacGTGACCTCATAGCGTCACGTAGAGGCAAGAGAAGACAGCAGCCACTTCTGCTCTGCTCATCGGGCAGAGAGCAGAGACGTGGGATAAGCCACAGCCTCAGTACATGGTGCTATGTGTAAATCCACCAGCAAGGTCACAGTTGTGCTGGGGCACGGAGACTCTAGGTTTGCTCTTGGCTCAGACTAGGCAGCTCAAAGCAACAAGCCCATCATGAAAGAGGTGTCCCGGTCAGGTCTGGGGGTGGAAAACTCCAGATCAAGAGTGACAAGGCCTACAGCAGCGCTTTCTGGTGTCAGACAGGATTAACAGGGGGATTCAGATCAGCCGGCTGAGATCAGGATACAACAAGAAGCATCAAAGACTGGATGGGACCAGAAGAAAGTTTGGTATATAACGCTGAGGTGCCTTGATGGGTGGCTTgggactgggagagctggggcaTGAGGGGGCAGGTGAAAAGGATGACGGGTGGGAGGTGGGGtgcttgctttctctccccAACCTACCGCAACTGCTCTAGGTTAGAGTCAGTTTTTTGacataagaacagaaaaataaagttgaaaTGGCTTTTCCCCTATCCTACCCTAAGGTAAGCCACAGGATCTGGAGGTAGCTCA from Caloenas nicobarica isolate bCalNic1 chromosome 1, bCalNic1.hap1, whole genome shotgun sequence includes the following:
- the PDGFB gene encoding platelet-derived growth factor subunit B, which produces MCPQPARPEVGMNFGVVFAFVLSLPLARMEGDPIPEDIYEILGGSSVRSISDLQRALRIDSVEEDSSNLELNATQPGQNPVALSRERRSLDALAAAEPAVLAECKTREVVFEISRNMVDSTNANFVVWPPCVEVQRCSGCCNNRNVQCRPTQIRVRHVQVNKIEFVQRKPKFKKVVVPLEDHVQCRCEAVSRQPPRNSRPGPREQRRSSPSFTTAAVSQRQRVRRPPAQKRKHKKYKHVNDKKVLKEILVA